From the genome of Hymenobacter sp. PAMC 26628, one region includes:
- a CDS encoding patatin-like phospholipase family protein, with protein sequence MIKKILWACAAAGALGLAAGPAQAQRVGLVLSGGGAKGLAHVGVLKELEKNHIPIDYIVGTSMGAVVGAMYASGYSPADIEQIVLSKEFQNWTSGKALESKTFNFVTSEPSPSALRLGVALDSTLHARVSSNLVNDLNLNLALAKLLAPAGAEANYDFNKLFVPFRCMTSEVFTRQEVVQRKGSLSDAVRNSMTFPLAFRPIRNLDGKYYYDGAVFDNFPTVAMKTEFAPDVIIGVNVGDVAFKKYPFKTDDALLASTVLFLGTSVADTSSVGKNGIYIQPNLQALGVGDFDQVKQFIGKGDTATLLKMDLIKQRIGRRQDSTALVARRRAFQEGAPTPRFLEVQVNGLRPDQNAYAAKFFQRKGREFGLDEIEEGYYRLASDDYFKNIYPRIRYDAARKGYIFSLDAQRNNNVTAEVGFVLSTRPIDNFYLGLEYRVLRRLLYTTAADVSLGRFYNGAHGSFRISVPGTVPFYVEPGITYNQWDYQSTGGLLGRNALGTQIRQQDTKVGFQVGVTPTYRSRLLLDAGLFTTRDDYTNRTEINSSDVLDKTIFHGFTGALRLDRNTLNEKQYATGGHRYSYTLRGVTGSAAYTPGSTSLVAANEHHHQWLQFRATVERYFALPGNRRAWGYFGEAMATGQGTFSNFRASQAIAPVFSPLPDARTLFLDKYRSGRYAAVGVRYSQAVLGSLQWRTELYMHLNFQPLEQADDQTALRTSGFDRPRLTASTGFILMTPVGPLALHARYYDDPNEHFGVYAHLGYLLFRGRALE encoded by the coding sequence ATGATTAAAAAAATATTGTGGGCCTGCGCCGCAGCTGGCGCGCTGGGCCTAGCGGCGGGCCCGGCCCAGGCCCAGCGGGTGGGGCTGGTGCTGAGCGGCGGCGGCGCCAAGGGCCTGGCCCACGTGGGCGTGCTCAAAGAGCTGGAGAAGAACCACATCCCCATCGATTACATTGTGGGCACGAGCATGGGGGCCGTAGTAGGGGCCATGTACGCCTCGGGCTACTCGCCGGCCGACATCGAGCAGATCGTGCTGAGCAAGGAATTTCAGAACTGGACGTCGGGCAAAGCCCTGGAGAGCAAGACGTTCAACTTCGTTACGAGCGAGCCCTCGCCCTCGGCCCTGCGCCTGGGCGTGGCCCTGGACTCGACGCTGCACGCGCGGGTGAGCTCGAACCTGGTGAACGACCTGAACCTGAACCTGGCCCTGGCCAAACTACTGGCCCCGGCGGGGGCCGAGGCGAATTACGACTTCAACAAGCTGTTTGTGCCGTTTCGGTGCATGACGTCGGAAGTGTTTACGCGCCAGGAAGTGGTGCAGCGCAAGGGCTCTTTGAGCGACGCGGTGCGCAACTCGATGACGTTTCCGCTGGCGTTCCGGCCCATCCGCAACCTCGACGGAAAGTACTACTACGACGGGGCGGTGTTCGACAACTTTCCCACGGTGGCCATGAAAACGGAGTTTGCGCCCGACGTCATCATTGGGGTGAACGTGGGCGACGTGGCCTTCAAAAAGTACCCCTTTAAGACCGACGACGCCCTGCTGGCCAGCACGGTACTGTTTCTGGGCACGAGCGTAGCCGACACGTCGAGCGTGGGCAAAAACGGCATTTACATCCAGCCCAACCTGCAGGCTCTGGGCGTGGGCGACTTCGACCAAGTGAAGCAGTTTATTGGCAAGGGCGACACGGCCACGCTGCTGAAAATGGACCTCATCAAGCAGCGCATCGGCCGCCGCCAGGACTCAACGGCGCTAGTGGCGCGGCGGCGGGCGTTTCAGGAGGGGGCCCCCACGCCGCGCTTTTTGGAAGTGCAGGTGAACGGCCTGCGGCCGGACCAGAACGCGTACGCGGCCAAGTTTTTCCAGCGCAAGGGCCGCGAGTTTGGCCTCGACGAGATTGAGGAGGGCTACTACCGGCTGGCGTCGGACGATTACTTCAAGAACATTTATCCGCGCATTCGCTACGACGCGGCGCGCAAAGGCTACATTTTCAGCCTCGACGCGCAACGCAACAACAACGTGACGGCCGAGGTGGGCTTCGTGCTGAGCACCCGGCCCATCGACAACTTTTACCTGGGCCTGGAGTACCGGGTGCTGCGCCGGCTGCTCTACACCACGGCGGCCGACGTGAGCCTGGGGCGCTTCTACAACGGGGCCCACGGCTCGTTCCGCATCAGCGTGCCGGGCACGGTGCCGTTCTACGTGGAGCCGGGCATTACCTACAACCAGTGGGACTACCAGAGCACGGGCGGCCTGCTGGGGCGCAACGCGCTGGGCACCCAAATCCGGCAGCAGGACACGAAGGTGGGCTTCCAGGTGGGCGTAACGCCGACCTACCGCAGCCGGCTGCTGCTCGACGCGGGCCTGTTTACGACGCGCGACGATTATACAAACCGCACGGAAATTAACAGCAGCGACGTGCTCGACAAAACCATTTTCCACGGCTTCACGGGGGCCCTGCGCCTGGACCGCAACACCCTGAACGAAAAACAGTACGCCACCGGTGGCCACCGCTACTCGTACACGCTGCGCGGCGTCACGGGGTCGGCGGCCTACACGCCGGGCTCCACGTCGCTGGTGGCGGCCAACGAGCACCACCACCAGTGGCTGCAATTCCGGGCCACCGTGGAGCGCTACTTTGCCCTGCCCGGCAACCGCCGCGCCTGGGGCTACTTCGGCGAGGCCATGGCCACGGGCCAGGGCACGTTCAGCAACTTCCGGGCGTCGCAGGCCATCGCGCCGGTGTTCTCGCCGCTGCCCGACGCCCGCACGCTGTTCCTCGACAAGTACCGCAGCGGGCGCTACGCGGCCGTGGGCGTGCGCTACAGCCAAGCCGTGCTGGGCAGCCTGCAGTGGCGCACTGAGCTGTACATGCACCTCAACTTCCAGCCTTTGGAGCAAGCCGATGACCAGACGGCTCTGCGCACCAGCGGCTTCGACCGGCCGCGGCTGACGGCCAGCACGGGCTTCATTTTGATGACGCCCGTGGGGCCCCTGGCCCTGCACGCCCGCTACTACGACGACCCCAACGAGCACTTTGGCGTGTACGCCCACCTAGGCTACCTGCTCTTCCGCGGCCGGGCTCTGGAGTAG
- a CDS encoding sensor histidine kinase: MTTSPPLSPAPPRRFRLGLRGQLLLVFGLVFGLATLAVGGYQYRSLARLLARANDAQLRTRATRLLDRVTLDPLPTLPLPDQLGEAMRVAFEEPGQPARELFRSAQFPAGAPALPRPGAPGAALGPRRVVAVGRAAAPPGPGADEAAPTGRLTLWLAHPAAPLDRDLARLRRILWLSLLGSAALAALLAPAVAAVALRPVRRMAAQARRIQQAEDIAPLPVPNTGDEVQELAETLNQLLGRLQGQATAQANFLAAAAHELRTPLATLQTGLDVSGRDLALPAATRAALAGHDAELARLGRLVDDFLLVGRLGAGALPAVRRPVALDELLLALADRELPRFRAAGRTLTVELPEHAAAATLLVDTDPDQLTTVVLNLLDNARKHGAPGAPVVLRLAGPAAGAGPTIGVANALAVPLGPHLAHLTAAWYRADPLAPGTGLGLWIAGRLAQGLGVRLGFEEIGPQLCATVAWPAPDPAA, encoded by the coding sequence ATGACCACTTCCCCTCCCCTTTCCCCCGCGCCGCCGCGCCGGTTCCGGCTGGGGCTGCGGGGGCAGCTGCTGCTCGTGTTTGGGCTGGTGTTTGGGTTGGCCACGCTGGCGGTCGGCGGCTACCAGTACCGCAGCCTGGCCCGCCTGCTGGCCCGCGCTAACGACGCCCAGTTGCGCACGCGTGCCACCCGCCTGCTCGACCGCGTGACGCTGGACCCGCTGCCTACCCTGCCCCTGCCCGACCAACTCGGCGAAGCCATGCGCGTGGCCTTTGAGGAACCCGGCCAACCGGCGCGTGAGCTGTTTCGGTCGGCACAGTTTCCGGCCGGGGCCCCCGCGCTGCCGCGCCCCGGTGCGCCCGGGGCCGCGCTGGGGCCCCGGCGCGTGGTGGCCGTGGGCCGCGCCGCCGCGCCACCTGGCCCGGGCGCCGACGAAGCCGCGCCTACCGGCCGGCTCACGCTGTGGCTGGCCCACCCCGCCGCCCCCTTGGACCGCGACCTGGCCCGCCTGCGCCGCATCTTGTGGCTGAGCCTATTGGGCAGCGCAGCGCTGGCGGCGCTGCTGGCCCCAGCGGTGGCAGCCGTGGCGCTGCGGCCCGTGCGGCGCATGGCGGCGCAGGCCCGGCGCATCCAGCAGGCCGAGGACATTGCGCCTCTGCCCGTGCCCAACACCGGCGACGAAGTGCAGGAACTCGCCGAAACCCTGAACCAGCTACTAGGCCGCTTGCAGGGACAGGCCACGGCCCAGGCCAACTTCCTGGCCGCGGCGGCGCACGAGCTGCGCACGCCGCTGGCCACCCTGCAAACCGGCCTCGACGTGAGCGGGCGCGACCTGGCCCTGCCCGCCGCCACCCGCGCTGCCCTGGCCGGCCACGACGCCGAGCTGGCCCGCCTGGGCCGGCTCGTGGACGACTTCCTGCTGGTGGGGCGCTTGGGGGCCGGGGCCCTGCCCGCCGTCCGCCGCCCCGTGGCCCTCGACGAGCTCCTGCTGGCCCTGGCCGACCGGGAGCTGCCGCGCTTCCGGGCCGCGGGGCGCACGCTCACTGTCGAGCTGCCCGAGCACGCCGCGGCAGCTACGCTGCTGGTCGACACCGACCCCGACCAGCTCACCACCGTGGTGCTGAACCTGCTCGACAACGCCCGCAAGCACGGCGCGCCGGGAGCCCCGGTGGTGCTGCGACTGGCGGGCCCGGCGGCCGGCGCGGGCCCCACCATCGGCGTGGCCAACGCCCTGGCCGTGCCGCTGGGGCCCCACCTGGCCCACCTCACCGCCGCCTGGTACCGGGCCGACCCGTTGGCCCCCGGCACCGGCCTGGGCCTATGGATTGCCGGGCGCCTGGCCCAGGGCCTGGGCGTGCGCTTGGGCTTCGAGGAAATTGGGCCGCAACTGTGCGCCACCGTGGCGTGGCCCGCGCCAGACCCGGCAGCGTAA
- a CDS encoding response regulator transcription factor, which translates to MRILIVEDEARLAGFIQQGLTQAGHVADVAATGPEGLERAAATPYDCILLDLMLPGQSGLDVLRNLREFGLSVPVIILSALTDARHVVSGLEAGAVDYLRKPFAFDELLARLLIIGRKTAGPAGAEALHLADLVLDPLGRTVTRAGRPLSLTNREFAVLDLLLRNAGRVVTKTRLAEKVWDVEYDMGSNVIEVHISQLRRKLDRDFAPAPPLLETVIGQGYRLREPME; encoded by the coding sequence ATGCGCATTCTCATCGTAGAAGACGAGGCCCGGCTGGCCGGGTTCATCCAGCAGGGCCTCACCCAGGCCGGGCACGTGGCCGACGTGGCCGCTACCGGCCCCGAGGGCCTGGAGCGCGCCGCCGCCACGCCTTACGACTGCATTTTGCTCGACCTGATGCTGCCCGGCCAGAGCGGCCTCGACGTGCTGCGCAACCTGCGCGAGTTCGGCCTGAGCGTGCCCGTCATCATCCTCAGCGCCCTCACCGACGCCCGCCACGTTGTGAGCGGCCTAGAGGCCGGGGCCGTTGACTACTTGCGCAAGCCCTTCGCCTTCGACGAGCTGCTGGCCCGCCTGCTCATCATCGGGCGCAAAACCGCGGGGCCCGCCGGGGCCGAAGCCCTGCACCTGGCCGACCTCGTGCTCGACCCGCTGGGCCGCACCGTGACGCGCGCCGGCCGCCCCTTAAGCCTTACCAACCGCGAGTTTGCGGTGCTCGACTTGCTGCTGCGCAACGCCGGCCGGGTGGTGACGAAAACCCGCCTCGCCGAGAAGGTGTGGGACGTGGAGTACGACATGGGCTCGAACGTGATTGAGGTGCACATCTCGCAGCTGCGCCGCAAGCTCGACCGCGACTTTGCCCCCGCCCCGCCCCTGCTCGAAACCGTGATTGGCCAGGGCTACCGCCTGCGCGAGCCGATGGAGTAA
- a CDS encoding DMT family protein, giving the protein MRGVYAIVLLTISNLFMTFAWYGHLHLFKKMAWFAKLGLFGVIMVSWGLALFEYIFQVPANRLGFEENGGPFGLFQLKVIQEVVTLAVFTLCTVFVFKTDKLGWNHLAGFVLLVAAVYVIFKKW; this is encoded by the coding sequence ATGCGCGGGGTTTACGCCATTGTGCTCCTCACCATCTCCAATTTGTTCATGACGTTTGCCTGGTACGGGCACCTGCACTTGTTCAAAAAGATGGCCTGGTTTGCTAAATTAGGGCTGTTCGGCGTCATCATGGTGAGCTGGGGGCTGGCCCTGTTCGAATACATTTTTCAGGTGCCGGCCAACCGCCTGGGGTTTGAGGAAAACGGCGGGCCGTTCGGGCTGTTCCAGCTCAAGGTGATTCAGGAAGTGGTGACGCTGGCGGTGTTCACGCTCTGCACAGTGTTCGTGTTCAAAACCGACAAGCTGGGCTGGAACCACCTGGCGGGCTTCGTGCTGCTGGTGGCAGCGGTGTACGTCATCTTTAAGAAGTGGTGA
- a CDS encoding ion channel, whose protein sequence is MASLDPGIGEKFSQPTQRAINHDGSFNVRRRGGPPIRDPYQRLILMPWGRFFLEVGVLFGALNAAFALAYMALGLEDLPGVAAPHGWGQDFLSALFFSIQTFTSVGYGHVYPGSNGTGALSSLEALVGVLTFALATGLLYGRFSRPTARILFSRAAIVSRRPDGTPCLQFRVANRRANILIELSARVIVKFTDPETQNFSYANAALERDAVSFLPLTWTLVHDLGPGSPLHGLGPADYAARDVEIIVMLKGYDDTFAQDVYARNSYVPSEITWYRRFRRAYDVDETGIAVVDLDALDATEEL, encoded by the coding sequence ATGGCCTCGCTCGACCCCGGCATTGGCGAAAAGTTTTCGCAGCCCACCCAGCGGGCCATCAACCACGACGGCTCCTTCAACGTGCGGCGGCGCGGCGGCCCGCCTATTCGCGACCCCTACCAGCGGCTGATTCTGATGCCGTGGGGCCGGTTTTTTCTGGAAGTGGGCGTGTTGTTTGGGGCGCTGAACGCGGCGTTCGCGCTGGCTTACATGGCCTTGGGCCTCGAAGACCTGCCCGGCGTGGCGGCCCCCCACGGCTGGGGGCAGGACTTTCTGAGCGCGTTGTTTTTTTCCATCCAAACCTTCACCAGCGTGGGCTACGGGCACGTGTACCCGGGCAGCAACGGCACCGGGGCCCTCTCCAGCCTGGAGGCGCTGGTGGGCGTGCTCACGTTTGCGCTGGCTACGGGCTTGCTCTACGGGCGGTTTTCGCGGCCCACGGCGCGCATCTTGTTCAGCCGGGCGGCCATCGTCAGCCGGCGGCCCGACGGCACGCCGTGCCTGCAGTTCCGGGTGGCCAACCGCCGGGCCAACATCCTGATTGAGCTCTCGGCGCGGGTCATCGTCAAGTTCACGGACCCCGAAACCCAGAACTTTTCCTACGCCAACGCGGCCCTGGAGCGCGACGCCGTGAGCTTCCTGCCCCTGACCTGGACGCTGGTGCACGACCTGGGGCCCGGCAGCCCCCTGCACGGCTTGGGCCCCGCCGACTACGCAGCCCGCGACGTGGAAATCATCGTCATGCTGAAAGGCTACGACGACACCTTCGCCCAGGACGTGTACGCCCGCAACTCCTATGTTCCCAGCGAAATAACCTGGTACCGCCGCTTCCGCCGCGCCTACGACGTGGACGAAACCGGCATCGCTGTGGTAGACCTCGACGCGCTGGACGCCACGGAGGAGCTGTAG
- a CDS encoding zinc dependent phospholipase C family protein: protein MSKYYAPLSLVLVLALGPRPARAWGFFGHRLLNRLAVYTLPPKMVGFYKAHIDYITANATRPDARRTVVPGEAAKHFMDVDRYGDSCLSTHGRGLPRRYEDAVARYGEDSLLRHGIVPWNIAAMKNQLTAAFQRQDADAILRLSADLGHYVADACVPLHATQNYNGQLTGQRGIHGLWESRLPELLAADYDLFTGPAPYLEHPGDAAWGALARSHAAVDSVLRFEKELTAKFPADRKYGYEARGATTVRVYSRDFSRAYHARLGGQVERQLRYASRLIGAFWYTCWVDAGAPDLDKLPRTTSAVEELRLAREAADAAAAPAAGSVPGHEE from the coding sequence ATGTCCAAATACTACGCGCCATTGTCCTTGGTATTAGTGCTCGCGCTGGGGCCCCGGCCGGCGCGGGCCTGGGGCTTTTTTGGGCACCGGCTGCTGAACCGGCTGGCGGTGTACACGTTGCCGCCGAAGATGGTGGGCTTTTACAAGGCGCACATTGATTATATCACGGCCAACGCCACCCGGCCCGACGCGCGCCGCACGGTGGTGCCCGGCGAGGCGGCCAAGCACTTCATGGACGTGGACCGCTACGGCGACAGCTGCCTGAGCACCCACGGCCGGGGCCTGCCCCGCCGCTACGAAGACGCCGTGGCCCGCTACGGCGAGGACTCGCTGCTGCGCCACGGCATTGTGCCCTGGAACATCGCGGCCATGAAAAACCAGCTCACCGCTGCCTTCCAGCGCCAGGATGCCGACGCCATCCTGCGCCTCTCGGCCGACCTGGGGCACTACGTAGCCGATGCCTGCGTGCCGCTGCACGCCACCCAGAACTACAACGGCCAGCTGACGGGCCAACGCGGCATCCACGGCCTGTGGGAGAGCCGCTTGCCCGAGCTGCTGGCCGCCGACTACGACCTGTTCACGGGGCCCGCGCCGTACCTGGAGCACCCCGGCGACGCGGCCTGGGGGGCCCTGGCCCGCTCCCACGCCGCCGTCGATTCGGTGCTGCGGTTCGAGAAAGAGCTGACGGCCAAGTTCCCCGCCGACCGCAAGTACGGCTACGAGGCCCGCGGGGCCACCACGGTGCGCGTGTACTCGCGCGACTTCAGCCGGGCTTACCACGCCCGGCTCGGCGGGCAGGTGGAGCGGCAGCTGCGCTACGCCAGCCGGCTCATCGGCGCGTTTTGGTACACGTGTTGGGTCGACGCCGGGGCCCCTGACTTGGACAAGCTGCCCCGCACCACCTCGGCCGTGGAGGAGCTGCGCCTGGCCCGCGAAGCCGCCGACGCGGCCGCGGCCCCAGCGGCAGGCAGCGTGCCCGGGCACGAGGAATAG
- a CDS encoding Fic family protein: MAFDPSCPFDLPLLPPPVGENDPALLRVLLRARTELAELKGYSAAIPNPMLLLSPAIIRESVASSGIENIHTSVESVLQQALFPEAERRDADKEVLRYGEAMRWGTAQLGALPLSSRLIVGVQQRLMPQLEAGCRATPNRIINSATRQAIFTPPNAGDIPRLLGNWESFINDDDSAFDPLLRCAIGHYQFEAIHPFGDGNGRTGRILMVLQLVQQGLLNQPTLFISGYINAHRQEYYRLLAGVTTGGHWLEFLVFMLEGFYQQARETKATLLAVMQQLQAFKQQLRTGGHRKVPFELAEHVFAHPVTTPVLAGRELGVHYKTASRHLAQLAASGLLETKQVGRYQFYLNRPLLTVLSRQ; the protein is encoded by the coding sequence GTGGCTTTTGACCCCAGCTGTCCCTTTGATTTGCCGCTGCTGCCCCCGCCGGTGGGCGAAAACGACCCGGCGCTGCTGCGGGTGCTGCTGCGGGCCCGCACGGAGCTGGCCGAGCTGAAGGGGTATTCGGCGGCCATTCCCAACCCAATGCTGTTGCTTTCGCCGGCCATCATCCGGGAATCGGTGGCCAGTTCGGGCATCGAAAACATCCACACCAGCGTAGAATCGGTGTTGCAGCAGGCGCTGTTTCCCGAGGCCGAGCGCCGCGACGCCGACAAGGAAGTGCTGCGCTACGGGGAAGCCATGCGCTGGGGCACCGCGCAGCTGGGGGCCCTGCCGCTGTCGTCGCGCCTCATCGTGGGGGTGCAGCAGCGCCTGATGCCGCAGCTGGAGGCTGGCTGCCGCGCCACGCCCAACCGCATCATTAATTCTGCCACGCGGCAGGCCATCTTCACGCCGCCCAATGCCGGGGACATTCCGCGGCTGCTGGGCAATTGGGAGAGTTTCATCAACGACGACGACAGCGCCTTTGATCCCTTATTGCGTTGTGCCATTGGGCACTACCAGTTCGAGGCCATCCACCCGTTTGGCGACGGCAACGGTCGCACGGGCCGCATTTTGATGGTGTTGCAGCTGGTGCAGCAAGGACTGCTGAACCAACCCACGCTGTTCATCAGCGGCTACATCAACGCCCACCGCCAAGAATACTACCGGCTGCTAGCGGGCGTCACCACCGGCGGCCACTGGCTGGAATTTCTGGTATTTATGCTCGAAGGCTTTTACCAGCAAGCCCGGGAGACGAAGGCCACCCTGCTGGCCGTAATGCAGCAGCTCCAGGCATTTAAGCAGCAGCTGCGCACCGGCGGCCACCGCAAGGTGCCGTTTGAGTTGGCGGAGCACGTGTTTGCGCACCCCGTGACCACGCCTGTACTGGCCGGGCGCGAACTGGGCGTGCACTACAAAACGGCGTCTCGGCACTTGGCCCAACTGGCGGCCAGCGGCTTGCTGGAAACCAAGCAGGTGGGCCGCTATCAATTCTACCTCAACCGGCCGCTGCTCACGGTGCTCAGCCGCCAGTAG